ACCAACGGGGAATTCATATAGTGGCACAAAAAGGGACAAAAGGGTTGTTATAGAGCCTTGGTATCACTTAGTACAGTGTACTTTTTGTATTCACTGTATTTTCAACAAGTCTAACTTTCTACTTCAGATATAGGTTTCTTTTTTGggatttttatttctgtgcccCCCAAAGCTTAGTTGTGCTCAGTTTTGTCAAGGCCACAAAGCAATGCTCGCTTCTACACTCGGCTCCTTTTTCGAGTGCTCACTTTTGTCATCACGGAGCACCTCCTGATGGTCAAACATGCTTGACCATTTGCTCCGGACGAGTGGGGCCCGATTGTGCGTCGACGGGTGGGACCGATGGTCGCTGCTGACTTGTGGGCGCCAAGGAAGCCGAGGCAATTTCTGACATGGGGGCCGACGAATAGCTTTCGATCGGTGAGGCGGGTCTCTTCCGACTGGTGGGGCATAATCAACATGTGTGCGTTTTCTTACAAGTTTACCGAGTAAAAAACTGACATGTCGGACGGGACTTGCTACAGTATATATATGCGGACAGGTAGGTCCTGTGGACTCAACTTACTAGTGGGACCAAGAAATTGCCATGTAGATTaatcttacatgtgggccagCGTATTACCCATTCGTTCCCAAATCCGGATCCGGACCGAGCAGGAGCAACTGAACCGTAGCCCGCCGTTGCCGCCGACCATTCGGAAGGGCAGGTGAGCAAAGCAGAGTTAAGCGGGCGCACCTACCCACAGTCTCCTTTGCCATCTAGCTTTCCACCCATCTACCTTTCCTGACGCCAAAGCCCACCGGGATCTGTTTGAGGAGGAGCTTGGGGGACGCAGTGCCAGCGGTTGGTATGGCGAGGACGAAGCAATGGAAAGCATGCAAGAGGGGAGCGGCTCGGCCAGCGCGGCCCGTAGCAGTTACAATGGGGAAGATTGGGTCCAACCGGGCGCACATGAATCGTGGATTCCTCACGAGTAAGTTACGAGAATCCCCCACCACTGCTACGATAGAGCTAACTCAGTAGAAACACTAAGGTTCGTGCGTGAATGCTTACAATGGCTGGCATAACCTTCAGCCGCGTAACCCGCTCTCTTTTATTTGATCGACTAGGATTGATCCATCGACTGCTTTTCGGCTGGCAGTTTTTATGGAAACTAGAATTTTGCATGGAACTAAAGCACATCTACTGTCCAAATTTTGCTATCCAAAGGTGGTAGAGACTAGCACATCATTCGATGATTTTTGGAATTCACCATATTCTGCATATCCCTGGAGCTAGGAAGATGCAGTTGACTTCAGATATTTCAACACTACCGAGCAAAGAATTGAGCCTCTAACTTGCGATGAACATCTCGGAGTTCTATTTGGTTTGAATACTGTCTCCCGTTTCGGTAAAATTCAAGTCGATGTGCTACAGCCACGCAGAGAATGGCAGAAGCAGTCAGGAGATGGGGGCAGGATTACAGTTACACTGTGTTTGGATGTAAGAATTGGAGACTGGAATTGCCCATCCGGAATTTGAAGAGCCGAATTCCAGCGTTTGGATGTTCCTGGCATTCGCGCGCGGCATTCCAAACCAATTCCGAGTCTCCTCCCGCGCGCCTCCACTTACTTTCCTGCGATACCAAGGGGTTTCACTCGGTTTTGGTTGGAATTGGCTCCCGCGTACCGGTTCGAACAGAACAAGAGACAGAGCgagcgagggaggagaggagaggaggagaagagcacGGAGCCACtcgccccggcggcggcgacgatgcAGGTACGCCCCTCCCCCACCGTCCTCCTCcctgttcttcctcttctcaggccttcctcctcctagtCCTTATCCTCCCTTAGTCGTCCCTCCACTCCAGCTACCTCCTCCAACCCTAGGTCGACGGGTAGCAGCAGAAAGGCGTGACGGGAGGCGGAATTACGGCGGGCGGCTGACTCCTCCTAGCCCACCTCTGCATCTCCCCAAGACGTCCTCTCTCTGGCCCTCCTCTGCTCCATCGAATCCTCCCCAATCCCCCTCTTAGCTGCAGCCGAAATCAACATTTTTTGGGGGGCTAATCTTCAGATCTGTTTCAATTGCAGAATTCCCTGAAGAATTGGTACCACGTGAGGCTTATTGGAGGTATGATCTTCCTATTTTCTGCTCCCAATTTGATGTATGCCTAGTGTGGTATGATTTTGTAGCtgcaccatgtttgaataacTACTCTCTGAAAAATTAATTCACAAATGGTGTGTGCATTGTAGCTGCACCATGTCTAAACTAGACTTGGTTGCTTATATTACTGAAgagaacagaagaagaaagagaaaaaggataTTGTTGACAAAGGCTTATTTTGAGATGTCATGTCTAGCTCTAGCTTATCTTAGTATGCAGAGGGCACCAAGGAATTTAGGATGCTTTAATGATTATGAGCATAGGTGTGGTCTTAGGAAATATCTACTGAAAGAAATGTACGATGGGTCCGATGTAACCTGCTATGATGAGCTACGCTTAACCAAAAGAAACTTCCATGATCTTTGCACTTTGTTGCGTGAGAAGTGTGGTCTCAAAGATAGCATATATGTGACTGTAGAAGAAAAGGTTGCCATGTTCTTACTAGTTGTTGGACATGGTCTTAAAATGAGATTGCTGCATGGCACCTACAAGCGGTCTTTAGAGACTATCAGTAGGCACTTCTGTACTGTGTTATCAGCCATCCTATCTCTAACTAACGAGTTCATCAAGCTTCCCGATCCTTCAATCCCCCCTCCCAATGATTACAAATGGAAGTGGTTTGGCAATGCACTTGGAGCACTAGATGGGTGTCATGTGGATGTTATGGTTGATGTTGCTGACCAAGGGAGGTATAGGAATAGAAAGCAATCTATCACCACTAACATGCTAGGTGTGGTTGATTGGAACATGAAATTTCTATATGTTCTGCCTGGCTGGGAGGGCTCAACTTCAGATTCGAGAGTGTTGTGTGATGCCATGAGACCCAATCGCCAAGATGCATTTGTTGTACCTAAGGGTTCGGCTCTTTCACTTGGCATTTTATTTCTCATCATTGGTTGCTAGCTAACTTATTTCCTTGACAATAGGAAAATTCTACTTAGTTGATGCTGGCTACACCAATGGACCTGGATTTCTATCTCCATTTCGATCCACTCGATACCACTTGAAAGAGTGGGTTTCAAGTCAACAACAACCCCACACAGCCAAAGAGTTGTATAACTTGCGTCATTCTCGTGCTAGAAATGTTGTAGAGAGAACTTTTGGCTTGTGGAAGAAAAAATGGGCCATCCTACGTACTCAATCTTTTTTTGACATAAAGGACCAGGTAACAAATGTCCATATGGTCGTAACCAAATTATTTCTAGATAGCAAATGCTGACTACGAACTAATATTATTGCAGACTCGAATTATTAATGCTTGTTGTGTGTTACACAACTTTACAAGGGATAGGCAGCATGTGAGGGATAACTTATTGCTGCCTGAAGTCGATGCTGAACTAGCAGCTATGCCAGTTCAACCTGTAGATGATTCTATGGTAATTAGAACTGTGCAAGTCACCGCTGAATGGACCAACTATAGGCAGCAATTTGCTAATGACATGTATGCTGAGTACCTTGTGAGACATGCAGAACTAGAGATGGAGTAGCTAACTAGTGATGGAGTAGATAGCTAGCTGAAGGTGACCTTTTTTGTGCTAGCTCGGTGATGGTGCCCAACTTTTGTGTGGTGGCTTGCTGATGGTGGCTTTTATGTGATAGCATAGCTGACCATGATGGTGTCTTTTGTGATACTTTGTACATGCATCATCTTGAAATTAATATATATGCTGCTTTATCATACTGCTCTATCCATCCTTAATTTTATGCCCatccatttatttatttcactTATATAGAAGCATGGCTGAAGCAAACGGAAAGAAAGGAAGTAGGGGTTACCTTACATGGACTCCTGACATGGACACGGCATTGTTGGCTGTCCTTGTTGAGCGTCACAACAATGGTGATCATGCTCAAAATGGTTGGAAGCCGCATGTATACAATGCTTGCATTAGGCATGTAAAGGATACATGTGGGGTGGACATTACAAAGGACAACATGACAGCAAGATGCAAAACTTTTGACAAGCATTATGAGGTCATTAGCAAGATACTAGCTCAGAGTGGCTTTGGCTGGGATTGGGAGAATAACAAGCTGTCAATCGACAGTGAGGATGTGTGGTCTAAATATGTGGAGGTACATATCGGTAAAATTTTCCTTTTGTAAGTTCATTGCACCATTCTAATGTAATGTATGTGTGTATTTTGTAGGCTAACAAGGCAGCAGGTAGCTACAAGACCAAGGTAGTGATGAATTGGGACCAAATCAGCACCATCTATTCAAAAGACCATGCAACCGGTGAAGGTGCCAAGACAGCAGCTGAGTGTGTTCAAGAATAAGACACACAAGTTCTTGAAGAATCTCCAGACATACCCCAGAACTAGAAGAGGCTACGCACTGGGGATGCTATTTTATGCATGATGGGAGACATGAAGGCAGAATTTCAAGAAGTTTTGAAGACAACCGATCCACTTACTTTGCCAAAGGTTACTCCTTCAGCTGAAATCCTTGTAGCACTTCAGATTATACCAGATTTGGCGGAATGTGATATGCTAAAAGCTTACGAAAAGCTGAGTCTTAGTGAGCACTTGTTTGAATCACTCATGGAGCTTCCCATGACCTTGAGGAAGGCATGGCTCTTGAGCTTGGCTTGATGGATGCTATCATGTTCGAACTATCATGTATGGTTCATGTTCCGAACTACCATGTATTTCGCTATTTATGAACTGTCCAGTAGTGTTATGTTTCTGTAAAAGACTTGTTTGAGGAGCCACATCTACTTGACTTGTATTTTGCTATGTATTAATGTCATGTTCTGGAGTCTGCAATGAGGAAACATCTACTTGACTTGTTTGAGGAGCAACCTGATTTTGCTTCATAACCGTACAAGCTAGCAGCCGCCCAGCCtttttctaaatattttttatgttgttATGTGTGACAATTAATATATAAACATTCTagtattataaaaaaaaatccatacaTGTAGACAATTGTATACGGTCCAAACTCAACAAAGTTATCAATTCCATAGTCTATGCATCTAAACATGATTTGGAATTGGATCCTACCCTTTAATTCCAACAACCAATATCATGCATATCCAAACATCAGAATTGGCATTGGAGGCCAATTCCAATACCACACAGATTTGGCATTCCCATCCCAATTCAATTCCTCAGTTGAATacctacatccaaacaaaccATTAGGGATTCAGTTAGCTCTGCTAATACTCAACGCCCACAAACTCCTCTTAGGTCCAGACCCTGTAAACCTACATGTAGCGAAAGCCAAACCAGTACTGGACTTGACATAGATGATGACGCACAGCCTGACGTGGCAGTCCCTCGaagagatgatgatgaggatgagACGATGTTTCCTGAATTGGTGGACAAATTCAGCCAACAAGCGATGCAAGATGAATGCGAGGAGGAACCCACACCTGCTGCTAGATTTTATGACACTGATGatgaagagaaagaggagaacAATGACATGTTGGTTCCTGATGAATACGAGGGTGAGGACATGCCTACAATCGAGTGGGATAGAGAAAATCCTCTGCTTACCGAATGAACCATATTTCAATCGATGGTGGACTGTAGGAATGCACTCACTACATATTGTATTCGCAGTCAGAATAATTTTGTGATTGCCAAGAGTGCGCCAAGCAGGTTGACAGTACACTGTCTCTATGAGAGGTGCAGGTGGAGGTTGCATGCCACCCGCATGCGAAAATGCAAATTGATTCAGGTACTACAGCTACATTCTAATAAGTCTCATCAAATTTGTTTATCCCATTTGTTCTAGAGTCAAAACTGACCTACTTATGTATTTGCCCCATTGTTGAACTCACCGGAttaaaatcaacaaacatgtgcACACTTGTCCACCTGGAGGGGGGAGGGCCACTACCAAATTAGCAAAGACCA
The Brachypodium distachyon strain Bd21 chromosome 2, Brachypodium_distachyon_v3.0, whole genome shotgun sequence genome window above contains:
- the LOC104582707 gene encoding uncharacterized protein LOC104582707 isoform X2 — encoded protein: MAEAVRRWGQDYSYTVFGCKNWRLELPIRNLKSRIPAFGCSWHSRAAFQTNSESPPARLHLLSCDTKGFHSVLVGIGSRVPVRTEQETERAREERRGGEEHGATRPGGGDDAEFPEELVPREAYWRSMAEANGKKGSRGYLTWTPDMDTALLAVLVERHNNGDHAQNGWKPHVYNACIRHVKDTCGVDITKDNMTARCKTFDKHYEVISKILAQSGFGWDWENNKLSIDSEDVWSKYVEANKAAGSYKTKVVMNWDQISTIYSKDHATGEGAKTAAECVQE
- the LOC104582707 gene encoding uncharacterized protein LOC104582707 isoform X5, with the translated sequence MLSMAEANGKKGSRGYLTWTPDMDTALLAVLVERHNNGDHAQNGWKPHVYNACIRHVKDTCGVDITKDNMTARCKTFDKHYEVISKILAQSGFGWDWENNKLSIDSEDVWSKYVEANKAAGSYKTKVVMNWDQISTIYSKDHATGEGAKTAAECVQE
- the LOC104582707 gene encoding uncharacterized protein LOC104582707 isoform X1, translating into MAEAVRRWGQDYSYTVFGCKNWRLELPIRNLKSRIPAFGCSWHSRAAFQTNSESPPARLHLLSCDTKGFHSVLVGIGSRVPVRTEQETERAREERRGGEEHGATRPGGGDDAEFPEELVPREAYWSCTMSKLDLVAYITEENRRRKRKRILLTKAYFEMSCLALAYLSMQRAPRNLGCFNDYEHRCGLRKYLLKEMYDGSDVTCYDELRLTKRNFHDLCTLLREKCGLKDSIYVTVEEKVAMFLLVVGHGLKMRLLHGTYKRSLETISRHFCTVLSAILSLTNEFIKLPDPSIPPPNDYKWKWFGNALGALDGCHVDVMVDVADQGRYRNRKQSITTNMLGVVDWNMKFLYVLPGWEGSTSDSRVLCDAMRPNRQDAFVVPKGKFYLVDAGYTNGPGFLSPFRSTRYHLKEWVSSQQQPHTAKELYNLRHSRARNVVERTFGLWKKKWAILRTQSFFDIKDQTRIINACCVLHNFTRDRQHVRDNLLLPEVDAELAAMPVQPVDDSMVIRTVQVTAEWTNYRQQFANDMYAEYLVRHAELEME
- the LOC104582707 gene encoding uncharacterized protein LOC104582707 isoform X6 — translated: MAEANGKKGSRGYLTWTPDMDTALLAVLVERHNNGDHAQNGWKPHVYNACIRHVKDTCGVDITKDNMTARCKTFDKHYEVISKILAQSGFGWDWENNKLSIDSEDVWSKYVEANKAAGSYKTKVVMNWDQISTIYSKDHATGEGAKTAAECVQE
- the LOC104582707 gene encoding uncharacterized protein LOC104582707 isoform X3, encoding MAEAVRRWGQDYSYTVFGCKNWRLELPIRNLKSRIPAFGCSWHSRAAFQTNSESPPARLHLLSCDTKGFHSVLVGIGSRVPVRTEQETERAREERRGGEEHGATRPGGGDDAEFPEELVPREAYWSMAEANGKKGSRGYLTWTPDMDTALLAVLVERHNNGDHAQNGWKPHVYNACIRHVKDTCGVDITKDNMTARCKTFDKHYEVISKILAQSGFGWDWENNKLSIDSEDVWSKYVEANKAAGSYKTKVVMNWDQISTIYSKDHATGEGAKTAAECVQE
- the LOC104582707 gene encoding uncharacterized protein LOC104582707 isoform X4 yields the protein MLRSMAEANGKKGSRGYLTWTPDMDTALLAVLVERHNNGDHAQNGWKPHVYNACIRHVKDTCGVDITKDNMTARCKTFDKHYEVISKILAQSGFGWDWENNKLSIDSEDVWSKYVEANKAAGSYKTKVVMNWDQISTIYSKDHATGEGAKTAAECVQE